A genome region from Bufo gargarizans isolate SCDJY-AF-19 chromosome 2, ASM1485885v1, whole genome shotgun sequence includes the following:
- the SLC51B gene encoding organic solute transporter subunit beta: MADTSRGQDQAMAAAEEAQKKLERAIYFYRSGDLTAWNYTILALSFLGLFLGLFLLGKNIFNNRKRKMIAMYNMNMDAKKEEPDGKQAVLMLEKENLPQEDALLKKEAQPGDITVQWKDGQITSLYTDVPEEDV; the protein is encoded by the exons ATGGCTGATACAAGCAGAGGGCAGGATCAGGCGATGGCTGCAGCAGAGGAAGCCCAGAAGAAATTGGAGCGAGCTATTTATTTCTACCGCAGTGGAGACT TAACAGCCTGGAACTATACTATCCTGGCCCTATCCTTCcttgggttgtttttgggattATTCCTTCTTGGCAAGAATATTTTCAACAATAG AAAAAGGAAAATGATTGCAATGTATAACATGAACATGGATGCTAAAAAAGAAGAGCCCGATGGCAAACAAGCTGTGTTGATGTTGGAAAAAGAGAACCTACCACAAGAGGATGCTCTGCTCAAGAAGGAAGCTCAGCCGGGTGACATCACGGTGCAGTGGAAGGACGGGCAAATCACTTCTCTCTACACAGATGTTCCAGAGGAGGATGTATAA